The following coding sequences are from one Streptobacillus canis window:
- a CDS encoding DNA-directed RNA polymerase subunit alpha produces the protein MLNIEKIAKNIKLTEEKIDQYSAKYTLEPLYRGYGNTIGNALRRVLLSSIPGSAIKGVRIDGVLNEFSMIEGVKEAVTDIVLNIKEIVVELDEPVEKRMKLSVVGPKVITAADIIPDAGITIINPDQVIATITTKRAIDMEFIVDSGEGFVVSDEINTTGWEADFLAVDAIYTPIRKVSYQVEDTMVGRVTNYDKLTLTVTTDGSIDIHDALSYAVELINIHTKPFANIGTAMAKFRAEEELEVEASNDSQPSLVEDTKIEELGLTIRSYNCLKKVEINTIGELIKLTKEDLKKIKNLGNKSAKEIIEKMKEYGYEMSSSEE, from the coding sequence TTGTTAAATATTGAGAAGATAGCAAAAAACATTAAGCTTACAGAAGAGAAAATTGACCAATACAGTGCTAAATACACATTAGAGCCACTATATAGAGGTTATGGAAATACTATAGGTAATGCTTTAAGAAGAGTACTTTTATCATCAATACCTGGTTCTGCAATTAAAGGTGTAAGAATAGATGGTGTTTTAAATGAATTTTCAATGATAGAAGGAGTTAAAGAAGCAGTTACGGATATAGTATTAAATATAAAAGAAATAGTAGTAGAACTAGATGAACCTGTTGAAAAAAGAATGAAATTATCAGTTGTAGGACCAAAAGTAATTACAGCTGCGGATATCATTCCTGATGCAGGAATAACTATAATAAATCCTGATCAAGTAATTGCAACAATTACTACTAAGAGAGCTATAGATATGGAATTTATAGTAGACTCTGGAGAAGGATTTGTAGTATCTGATGAGATTAACACTACAGGTTGGGAAGCAGATTTCCTTGCTGTTGATGCAATATATACACCTATTAGAAAAGTAAGTTATCAAGTAGAAGATACTATGGTGGGACGTGTAACAAATTATGACAAATTAACTTTAACAGTTACAACTGATGGAAGTATTGATATTCATGATGCATTATCTTATGCAGTTGAATTAATTAATATTCACACTAAACCATTTGCAAACATAGGAACTGCAATGGCTAAATTTAGAGCAGAAGAAGAATTAGAAGTTGAAGCTTCAAATGATTCTCAACCATCACTTGTAGAAGATACTAAGATTGAAGAATTAGGATTAACTATACGTTCATATAACTGCCTTAAAAAAGTAGAAATAAATACTATAGGTGAATTAATCAAACTTACTAAAGAAGATCTTAAAAAGATCAAAAACTTAGGTAATAAATCTGCAAAAGAAATAATTGAAAAAATGAAAGAATATGGTTATGAAATGTCTTCATCAGAAGAATAG
- the fucO gene encoding lactaldehyde reductase gives MKRLILNETSYFGKGAIEAIVPEFKKRGFKKAAVITSDDLVELGLAGKVTALLDEAGIDYEVFGKIVPNPTVKNVKDGVEFVKNCKADCIITVGGGSPMDTAKAIAIIITNPEFEDVLSLEGVADTKKPCLPILAVPTTSGTAAEVTINYVITDEDRNRKFVCVDPHDIPIVAFVDSDMMAKMPASLAAATGMDAMTHAIEGYITKGAWEMTDMMHIKAIEIVGRSLRDSVKGCEKCREDMALAQYIAGMGFSNVGLGLVHAMAHPLSAWYDTPHGVACASLLPTVMKFNKDFTGEKYRDIARVLGVANWDTLSLEDVRNEACLAVDKLSKDVGIPATISELGVKMEDIPKIAQDAFNDVCAPGNPREATLEEIIELYKSLM, from the coding sequence ATGAAAAGACTGATTTTAAATGAAACTTCTTATTTTGGAAAAGGTGCAATAGAAGCAATAGTTCCAGAATTTAAAAAACGTGGATTTAAAAAAGCTGCAGTTATCACAAGTGATGACTTAGTAGAATTAGGACTTGCTGGTAAAGTTACTGCTTTACTTGACGAAGCTGGAATTGACTATGAAGTATTTGGAAAAATAGTTCCAAACCCAACAGTTAAAAACGTTAAAGACGGTGTTGAGTTCGTTAAAAATTGTAAAGCTGACTGTATAATTACTGTAGGTGGAGGATCTCCTATGGATACAGCTAAAGCAATTGCAATCATCATTACTAACCCTGAATTTGAAGATGTATTATCTCTAGAAGGTGTTGCAGATACTAAAAAACCTTGTTTACCAATACTTGCAGTTCCTACTACATCAGGAACAGCTGCTGAAGTTACAATTAACTATGTAATTACAGATGAAGATAGAAATAGAAAATTCGTTTGTGTTGACCCACACGATATACCAATAGTAGCATTTGTTGATAGCGATATGATGGCTAAAATGCCTGCATCACTTGCAGCAGCAACAGGAATGGATGCTATGACTCATGCTATAGAAGGATATATAACTAAAGGTGCATGGGAAATGACAGATATGATGCATATTAAAGCTATAGAAATAGTTGGAAGATCATTAAGAGATTCAGTTAAAGGTTGTGAAAAATGTAGAGAAGATATGGCTCTAGCGCAATATATAGCTGGTATGGGATTCTCTAACGTAGGACTTGGATTAGTTCACGCTATGGCTCACCCATTAAGTGCTTGGTATGATACTCCACATGGTGTTGCATGTGCTTCATTATTACCAACAGTTATGAAATTTAACAAAGACTTTACTGGAGAAAAATATAGAGATATAGCTAGAGTATTAGGTGTTGCTAACTGGGATACATTAAGCTTAGAAGACGTTAGAAACGAAGCTTGCTTAGCAGTAGATAAATTATCTAAAGATGTTGGAATACCTGCAACTATATCTGAATTAGGTGTTAAAATGGAAGATATACCTAAGATAGCACAAGATGCATTTAATGATGTTTGTGCTCCAGGAAACCCTAGAGAAGCTACATTAGAAGAAATAATTGAATTATATAAATCATTAATGTAA
- the rpmJ gene encoding 50S ribosomal protein L36: protein MKVKASVKRICDKCKIIKRHGKVRVICENPKHKQVQG from the coding sequence ATGAAAGTAAAAGCATCTGTAAAACGTATCTGTGATAAATGTAAAATTATCAAAAGACACGGTAAAGTAAGAGTAATATGCGAAAACCCTAAACACAAACAAGTACAAGGATAA
- the rpsD gene encoding 30S ribosomal protein S4: MARDRQPILKKCRTLGLDPSILGVNKKSKRNIRPNANKKLTEYGTQLREKQKARFVYGVMEKQFYKLYEEATRKEGVTGELLLQYLERRLDNVVYRLGFGSTRRQARQIVSHGHILINGKRVDIASYRVKQGDVITLKEGSTELSIIKESVGQKSVPGWLSLEEGTLTAKVLENPTRDAVDFEINEAMIIEFYSR; this comes from the coding sequence ATGGCAAGAGATAGACAGCCTATTTTAAAGAAATGTAGAACTCTTGGATTAGATCCAAGCATTTTAGGTGTAAATAAAAAATCAAAAAGAAATATAAGACCAAATGCAAATAAAAAATTAACTGAGTATGGAACTCAATTAAGAGAAAAACAAAAAGCAAGATTTGTATATGGTGTAATGGAAAAACAATTCTATAAATTATATGAAGAAGCAACAAGAAAAGAAGGAGTAACAGGTGAGTTATTACTTCAATACTTAGAAAGAAGATTAGATAACGTAGTATATAGATTAGGATTTGGTTCAACTAGAAGACAAGCTAGACAAATAGTTAGTCACGGTCACATCTTAATTAACGGTAAAAGAGTAGATATAGCTTCTTACAGAGTAAAACAAGGTGATGTTATTACTCTTAAAGAAGGATCAACTGAACTTTCAATAATTAAAGAATCAGTAGGACAAAAATCAGTTCCTGGATGGTTATCATTAGAAGAAGGAACTTTAACTGCAAAAGTTTTAGAAAATCCTACAAGAGATGCAGTTGACTTTGAAATCAACGAAGCAATGATAATCGAGTTCTATTCAAGATAA
- the infA gene encoding translation initiation factor IF-1 — translation MAKQDVLELEGEILEALPNAMFQVRLENGHVLLGHISGKMRMNYIKILPGDKVTVEVSPYDLSRGRIVYRKK, via the coding sequence ATGGCAAAACAGGATGTTCTTGAATTAGAAGGAGAAATATTAGAAGCATTACCAAATGCAATGTTTCAAGTTCGTTTAGAAAATGGACATGTGTTATTAGGTCATATCTCTGGAAAAATGAGAATGAACTACATCAAAATTTTACCTGGAGATAAGGTTACTGTTGAAGTATCACCATATGACCTTTCTAGAGGTAGAATCGTTTATAGAAAAAAATAA
- a CDS encoding AAA family ATPase, translating to MSNSFKKSFRLSRNDNKIYKGFGKRHLDDVTNIYVDPRNQAYPNKTSLSQSISEAVIFLADYIDYIKINQKYGKIYISENEIDGYIKIFSDWHFERIIDTEIEKFTFYYSNITKSMEIGFLDTFGEYISDESIIDSYMRNFLENLCHIIFEYHSNAEYRELFDEFVFSRNIENFVKLEEIIYQNNKNNDYNYQQLYENSVKNEVEFSDNTFELLYFGIQDIEKENEVELEEELSVIIKYDNKEFNEEYLELVPNLPAEFIIPKKLRKTCNAISSGDSISMLLTGPAGTGKTMSAKLIAQNINMPLMEVINCSENLDEFILGKYIPKDDKIIFYETYVTKAIRYGGMVVFEEINFAKPQYLAFLNSLLDDNGFVRLDNGEVVRRHKNFRFLATMNRGYYGTKELNQALYNRFNIIVEMDELSKEDIRRMLIKRVPECEPKVDKVITVYNKILKRIKKDELDFVISARNLENWVRLAKYEGYVDAAEKTIIPIAKGDEYFEKTIRSSIKIFDWK from the coding sequence ATGTCAAATTCATTTAAAAAATCATTTAGATTATCAAGAAATGATAATAAAATATATAAGGGTTTTGGTAAAAGGCATTTAGATGATGTAACAAATATATATGTTGATCCAAGAAATCAAGCTTATCCAAATAAAACGTCATTATCACAGTCTATTTCAGAGGCGGTAATATTTTTAGCAGACTATATTGATTACATTAAAATAAATCAAAAATATGGGAAAATATATATTAGTGAAAATGAAATAGATGGATATATTAAAATATTTAGTGATTGGCATTTTGAAAGAATAATTGATACTGAAATAGAAAAATTTACATTCTACTATTCGAATATTACAAAAAGTATGGAAATAGGGTTTTTAGATACATTTGGAGAATATATTAGTGATGAAAGTATAATTGATTCATATATGCGTAATTTTTTAGAAAATTTATGTCATATTATATTTGAATATCATAGTAATGCTGAATATAGAGAACTTTTTGATGAATTTGTATTTTCTAGAAATATAGAAAATTTTGTTAAACTAGAAGAAATAATTTATCAAAACAATAAAAATAATGACTATAACTATCAACAGCTATATGAAAATAGTGTTAAAAATGAAGTTGAGTTTTCTGATAATACTTTTGAATTATTGTATTTTGGTATTCAAGATATAGAAAAAGAAAATGAAGTAGAGCTAGAGGAAGAATTATCAGTAATAATAAAATATGATAATAAAGAATTTAATGAAGAATATTTGGAACTAGTACCAAACCTTCCTGCAGAGTTTATTATACCTAAAAAATTAAGAAAAACATGTAATGCTATTAGTAGTGGAGATAGTATTTCTATGTTACTTACAGGTCCTGCAGGAACTGGTAAAACTATGTCAGCAAAACTTATTGCACAAAATATTAATATGCCATTAATGGAAGTTATTAACTGTAGTGAAAATTTAGATGAATTTATACTAGGTAAGTATATACCAAAAGATGATAAGATAATATTTTATGAAACCTATGTAACAAAAGCAATAAGATATGGTGGTATGGTAGTATTTGAAGAGATAAATTTTGCTAAGCCTCAATATTTAGCTTTTTTAAATTCATTATTGGATGATAATGGTTTTGTAAGATTAGATAATGGAGAAGTTGTAAGAAGACATAAAAACTTTAGATTTTTAGCTACTATGAATAGAGGATACTATGGAACTAAAGAATTAAACCAAGCGTTATATAACAGGTTTAATATTATAGTTGAAATGGATGAATTAAGTAAAGAAGATATTAGAAGAATGCTGATTAAAAGAGTACCAGAATGTGAGCCCAAAGTTGATAAAGTAATAACAGTATATAATAAAATTTTAAAGAGAATAAAGAAAGATGAACTTGATTTTGTAATATCAGCAAGAAATTTAGAAAACTGGGTTAGACTGGCAAAATATGAAGGTTATGTTGATGCAGCTGAAAAAACCATTATACCAATTGCAAAAGGTGATGAATATTTTGAAAAGACTATTAGAAGTAGTATAAAAATATTCGATTGGAAGTAA
- the argS gene encoding arginine--tRNA ligase, producing MKILINQVLDVLNENIKKSYDFELTELDIQNATKKEFGDYQTNFAMQKAKMLGKNPREIANTIVENFDGKGVISKVEVAGPGFINFFINTDLLNQETDKLGKEEYEYGVPNDKIVAIDYSSPNIAKRMHAGHLRSTIIGDALKRIYRELGFTVYGDNHIGDWGTQFGKLIVAYNNWLDREAYEANAIEELERIYVLFSQKAKEDPTLEEQAREELRKVQAGDPVNYALWKEFITSSLREYDKVYKRLDIEFELFNGESFYNEMMPEVLEKLKEKGIAKQDQGALVVFFENDELPPCIVQKKDNSFLYSTSDLATIVYRKDELNVDIAIYVVDERQSDHFKQVFRIAEMLGAPYDYDKYHTKFGIMRFGDGTIFSTRGGDVIRLEDILNKAKEKVQEIVDEKNPELSQEEREYIAETVGVGAIKYFDLSQNRASGITFTWDKVLSFEGNTGPYLQYSYVRIMSILRKAKELGIEFEGSKYLVEGSELADRNLAVSLHKLPTAVIKAYESNRPNLIAEYVYSVTKEFNSFYNSNQVIDQDNLELTKARLALCEKTAVVIKKALSLLGIRTVDKM from the coding sequence ATGAAAATACTTATTAATCAAGTTTTAGATGTTTTAAATGAAAACATAAAAAAATCATATGATTTTGAATTAACTGAATTAGATATCCAAAATGCGACTAAAAAAGAATTCGGTGATTATCAAACAAACTTCGCTATGCAAAAAGCAAAAATGTTAGGTAAAAACCCAAGGGAAATCGCAAATACAATAGTAGAAAATTTCGATGGTAAGGGTGTAATTTCAAAAGTTGAAGTTGCAGGGCCTGGATTTATTAACTTCTTTATAAATACTGATTTATTAAATCAAGAGACGGATAAATTAGGTAAAGAAGAATATGAATATGGTGTACCTAATGATAAAATTGTTGCAATAGATTATTCATCACCAAACATTGCAAAAAGAATGCATGCTGGACATTTAAGAAGTACAATAATAGGGGATGCATTAAAGAGAATATATAGAGAATTAGGATTTACAGTTTATGGAGATAACCATATAGGTGACTGGGGAACTCAATTTGGTAAATTAATAGTTGCATATAACAACTGGTTAGATAGAGAAGCTTATGAAGCTAATGCTATTGAAGAATTAGAAAGAATATATGTATTATTCTCTCAAAAAGCTAAAGAAGATCCAACTCTTGAAGAACAAGCAAGAGAAGAATTAAGAAAAGTTCAAGCAGGAGATCCTGTAAACTATGCTTTATGGAAAGAATTTATTACTTCATCATTAAGAGAATATGATAAAGTATATAAGAGATTAGATATTGAATTTGAATTATTCAATGGAGAATCTTTCTATAATGAAATGATGCCTGAAGTATTAGAAAAATTAAAAGAAAAAGGTATAGCTAAACAAGATCAAGGAGCTTTAGTAGTATTCTTTGAAAATGATGAATTACCACCTTGTATAGTTCAAAAGAAAGATAACTCTTTCTTATACTCTACATCAGATTTAGCAACTATAGTTTATAGAAAAGATGAATTAAATGTTGATATTGCAATATACGTAGTTGATGAAAGACAATCAGATCACTTTAAACAAGTATTTAGAATTGCTGAAATGTTAGGTGCTCCATATGATTATGATAAATACCATACTAAATTTGGTATCATGAGATTTGGAGATGGAACTATCTTCTCAACACGTGGTGGAGATGTAATTAGACTTGAAGATATCTTAAACAAAGCTAAAGAAAAAGTACAAGAAATAGTAGATGAAAAAAATCCAGAACTTTCTCAAGAAGAAAGAGAATATATTGCAGAAACAGTAGGAGTAGGAGCAATTAAATACTTCGACTTAAGCCAAAATAGAGCATCTGGTATAACATTTACTTGGGATAAAGTATTAAGCTTTGAAGGAAATACAGGACCTTACTTACAATATTCATATGTAAGAATTATGTCTATCTTAAGAAAAGCTAAAGAATTAGGAATTGAATTTGAAGGATCTAAATACTTAGTAGAAGGAAGTGAATTAGCTGATAGAAACTTAGCTGTTTCATTACATAAACTTCCAACAGCTGTAATTAAAGCTTATGAATCAAATAGACCTAACTTAATTGCAGAATATGTTTACTCAGTAACTAAAGAATTCAATTCATTCTATAACTCAAATCAAGTTATAGATCAAGATAACTTAGAATTAACTAAAGCAAGACTTGCATTATGCGAAAAAACTGCAGTAGTTATTAAGAAAGCTTTAAGCTTACTTGGAATTAGAACAGTAGATAAAATGTAA
- a CDS encoding ribonuclease HII — protein MYVGDDKVELREFDKSFNKKVIGVDEAGRGPLAGPVVAACVYIKRYSKELEGLNDSKKLTDKKRRELYDYLTASKNIVYGVGIVDEEVIDEINILNATFLAMNNALNEIEIEGRLVLVDGNKEIKGYLGEQEAVVKGDGKSLSIAAASIIAKVTRDMIMEDYDKKYPGYEFAKHKGYGTKRHYECIKEKGICDIHRLSFLKNLSEK, from the coding sequence ATGTATGTAGGAGATGATAAAGTGGAACTTAGGGAATTTGATAAGAGTTTTAATAAAAAAGTAATAGGAGTAGATGAAGCTGGACGTGGACCACTTGCTGGGCCTGTGGTTGCAGCTTGTGTATATATAAAAAGATATAGTAAAGAACTTGAAGGGTTAAATGATTCAAAAAAACTTACAGATAAGAAAAGAAGAGAATTATATGATTATTTAACTGCAAGTAAAAATATAGTTTACGGTGTAGGAATAGTTGATGAAGAAGTAATAGATGAAATAAATATTTTGAATGCTACTTTCTTAGCTATGAATAATGCATTAAATGAAATAGAAATAGAAGGTAGATTAGTATTAGTTGATGGAAATAAAGAAATAAAAGGGTATTTAGGAGAACAAGAAGCGGTAGTAAAAGGTGATGGAAAATCTTTATCTATAGCTGCAGCATCAATAATTGCAAAAGTTACAAGAGATATGATAATGGAAGATTATGATAAAAAATACCCTGGATATGAATTTGCAAAACATAAAGGTTATGGAACTAAAAGACATTATGAATGTATTAAAGAAAAAGGGATATGTGATATACATAGATTAAGCTTTTTAAAAAATTTAAGTGAAAAGTAG
- the rpsK gene encoding 30S ribosomal protein S11, whose protein sequence is MAKKQVVKKKKLKNIPNGIAYIHSTFNNTVVTITDSEGKVVIWKSGGTSGFKGTKKGTPFAAQIAAEQAAQVAIENGMKKIEIKIKGPGSGREASIRSIQATELEVTRIVDITPVPHNGARPPKKKL, encoded by the coding sequence GTGGCTAAAAAACAAGTAGTTAAGAAGAAAAAATTAAAAAATATACCTAATGGTATAGCTTACATACATTCTACTTTCAACAACACAGTTGTTACTATCACTGATAGTGAAGGTAAAGTAGTTATATGGAAATCAGGTGGTACATCTGGTTTCAAAGGTACTAAAAAAGGAACTCCATTTGCTGCACAAATAGCTGCAGAACAAGCTGCACAAGTAGCAATTGAAAATGGAATGAAAAAAATCGAAATTAAAATTAAAGGGCCTGGATCAGGAAGAGAAGCTTCAATAAGATCAATCCAAGCAACAGAGTTAGAGGTAACTAGAATAGTAGACATTACTCCAGTTCCTCATAACGGGGCTAGACCGCCTAAGAAAAAATTATAA
- the rpsM gene encoding 30S ribosomal protein S13: MARIAGVDIPRNKRVEISLTYIYGIGRSISNEILVKAGINKDTKVKDLTEEEVGKIRTIVEEYKIEGELRKEIRLNIKRLTDIKCYRGLRHRMGLPVRGQKTKTNARTRKGPAKMAVAKKK; this comes from the coding sequence TTGGCTAGAATCGCAGGAGTTGACATTCCAAGAAACAAAAGAGTTGAGATCTCATTAACTTATATCTACGGAATAGGAAGAAGCATTTCAAATGAAATCTTAGTAAAAGCTGGTATAAACAAAGATACTAAGGTTAAAGATTTAACTGAAGAAGAAGTAGGAAAAATCAGAACTATCGTAGAAGAATATAAGATAGAAGGGGAATTAAGAAAAGAAATCAGACTTAATATCAAGAGATTAACTGATATTAAATGTTACAGAGGTTTAAGACATAGAATGGGATTACCAGTAAGAGGTCAAAAAACTAAGACAAATGCAAGAACTAGAAAAGGTCCAGCAAAAATGGCTGTGGCTAAGAAGAAGTAA
- a CDS encoding vWA domain-containing protein, producing the protein MHVVKQFFNSKNSNLEKEFARIFTEKNNINLVFKKCNMAFTDGKNIVIDPTLKNMYKNKVALQKVNEFMLKNSFNVNDELESLKLITRCINIHESLHILYSKFPSLITMDKRFENNNKYFSVLKIIDNAIEDVYIENIGKFVYDGIRKYIDFLRLLMLYSDLYKEEKEELPEEIENEIEGIKLSPACIKLQLILSYVFSRFIYPYFEVMENEEIKEYTDKIIPIYHKAVVEKNFRRRYDYSVEVLEILKDLIDECSEKEIEEITNRLKEFTGDFTKELKKEDYFSNNPIEPDGDIFFIIDGPGEVTMIEFDEDAEETIRIINEYREKIFIEKGMKFSLANVHKNIDIKEIYPKIDFRNKEEYLNICRRNRMQINKYRKRIETLLKLDSVEYEDKKLFGSNINSKRMFDIKNRIWGKNVETRKFDNLSIILMIDNSGSMMGSLMRGAIESSVILHEVLEGKIKHSIVKHRAIYHEDILEHKILYSFKPRKNEKYNIVDYDCDDGTREGLSIRWAKKYIDKYESDKKLIIMISDGMPAHVDSKDIGYLGDFAIIDSKVSAKSVEDFETKIIAIALDDEDEDIVFHNLKNIYRNVVRCDKIDNLIKNLFKIIEDEFK; encoded by the coding sequence ATGCATGTTGTAAAACAATTTTTTAATAGCAAAAACTCTAATTTAGAAAAAGAATTTGCTAGAATATTTACAGAGAAGAATAATATTAATCTAGTATTTAAAAAGTGTAACATGGCATTCACTGATGGTAAAAATATAGTAATAGATCCAACATTAAAAAATATGTATAAGAATAAAGTAGCATTACAAAAAGTAAATGAATTTATGCTTAAAAACTCATTTAATGTAAATGACGAATTAGAATCATTAAAATTAATTACTAGATGTATAAATATACATGAATCATTACATATATTGTACAGTAAATTTCCTTCTTTAATTACAATGGATAAGAGGTTTGAGAATAATAATAAATATTTTTCAGTTTTAAAGATAATAGATAATGCAATAGAAGATGTATATATAGAAAATATAGGGAAATTTGTATATGATGGAATTAGAAAATATATTGATTTCTTAAGATTATTAATGCTTTATTCAGACTTATACAAAGAAGAAAAAGAAGAATTACCAGAAGAAATAGAAAATGAAATTGAAGGGATTAAATTAAGTCCTGCATGTATTAAATTGCAATTAATATTATCCTATGTATTTTCAAGATTCATTTACCCATATTTCGAAGTTATGGAGAATGAAGAAATTAAAGAATATACTGATAAAATCATTCCTATATATCATAAAGCGGTAGTTGAAAAAAATTTTAGAAGAAGATATGATTATTCAGTTGAAGTATTAGAAATATTGAAAGACTTAATTGATGAATGTAGTGAAAAAGAAATTGAAGAAATTACAAATAGATTAAAAGAATTCACAGGTGATTTTACTAAAGAATTAAAAAAAGAAGACTATTTTAGTAATAATCCTATTGAACCAGATGGAGATATCTTCTTCATCATTGATGGACCAGGAGAAGTTACTATGATAGAATTTGACGAAGATGCAGAAGAAACTATAAGGATTATAAACGAGTATAGGGAAAAGATATTTATAGAAAAGGGAATGAAGTTTTCACTAGCTAACGTACATAAAAATATTGATATTAAAGAGATTTATCCTAAAATTGACTTTAGAAATAAGGAAGAATATTTAAATATCTGTAGAAGAAATAGAATGCAAATAAATAAATATAGGAAAAGAATAGAAACACTATTAAAATTAGATAGTGTGGAATATGAAGATAAAAAACTATTTGGAAGTAATATTAATTCTAAAAGAATGTTTGATATAAAGAATAGAATTTGGGGTAAAAATGTAGAGACAAGAAAATTTGATAATCTATCAATTATATTAATGATAGATAATTCTGGATCTATGATGGGATCTTTAATGCGTGGTGCAATAGAATCAAGTGTAATATTGCATGAGGTTCTAGAAGGTAAAATTAAGCATTCTATAGTAAAACATAGGGCTATTTATCATGAAGATATTCTAGAGCATAAAATACTTTATTCATTTAAACCTAGAAAAAATGAAAAATACAATATAGTTGATTATGATTGTGATGATGGAACTAGGGAAGGGTTAAGTATTAGATGGGCTAAAAAATATATAGATAAATATGAGAGTGATAAAAAATTAATAATAATGATATCAGATGGTATGCCAGCACATGTTGATTCTAAAGATATAGGATATCTTGGAGATTTTGCTATTATAGATAGTAAAGTTTCGGCAAAAAGTGTAGAAGATTTCGAGACTAAGATTATAGCGATAGCACTTGATGATGAAGATGAAGATATAGTTTTTCATAATTTAAAAAACATATATAGAAATGTGGTTCGTTGTGATAAAATAGATAATTTGATAAAGAATTTATTTAAGATAATTGAAGATGAATTTAAATAA
- the rplQ gene encoding 50S ribosomal protein L17, which yields MNHRKSYRKLGRRSDHRLAMMKNMTISLINAEQIETTVTRAKELRKFVEKMITLGKKYNLANDDKAKAVHIYRQVFAFLRNEEATAKVCKEIAPRYTERNGGYTRIIKTDVRRGDSAELAIIELV from the coding sequence ATGAATCACAGAAAATCATATAGAAAATTAGGAAGAAGAAGTGATCATAGATTAGCAATGATGAAGAATATGACAATATCTTTAATTAACGCTGAGCAAATCGAAACTACTGTAACTCGTGCTAAAGAGTTAAGAAAGTTCGTTGAAAAAATGATTACTTTAGGTAAAAAATATAACTTAGCTAATGACGATAAAGCAAAAGCAGTACATATATATAGACAAGTATTTGCTTTCTTAAGAAACGAAGAAGCAACTGCAAAAGTTTGTAAAGAAATAGCTCCAAGATATACTGAAAGAAATGGTGGTTACACAAGAATCATCAAAACTGACGTAAGAAGAGGAGACTCAGCTGAACTTGCAATTATAGAGTTAGTTTAA